One genomic segment of Hevea brasiliensis isolate MT/VB/25A 57/8 chromosome 3, ASM3005281v1, whole genome shotgun sequence includes these proteins:
- the LOC110634817 gene encoding uncharacterized protein LOC110634817 isoform X2, translating into MKALANSSSLSKIASERFGDCRDFCLTRHQIGFFSSKKLLNLGAFICIKHKALHPISASIPPLSKLGLEDAETKTQETYQSKTVHVKFHLKKKCSFGEQFALVGDDPLFGVWDPASAIPLNWSDGHVWTLELDMPIGKSIQFKFILKKITGKILWQPGPDRVLKTWETENTIVVSEDWEDATFQKLIEEETIYDKKGEPTVDSEMLIVADNLTANSEMLVFAEALTHQNEELASDVNSYPPKEPLPPTPEKPIIVNSIPPPEEEPMFIVADNISYTKEDPVVRASHQVLGVLGRNDEKDENEAISNEKAMIAEEIVGNNGRASTEINSASMTVEGNLVTHEGDPVLVPGIPPLSVFSSEPVIRDEGETNSAFDASVGVNEGETNSAFDASVGVNDEVKNHNLPEKK; encoded by the exons ATGAAAGCTCTGGCCAACTCCTCTTCTTTGTCAAAGATCGCATCCGAAAGATTTGGAGATTGCCGAGATTTTTGTCTCACTAGACATCAAATTGGTTTTTTCTCTTCCAAAAAACTTCTTAATCTCGGGGCTTTTATATGCATTAAACACAAGGCTCTTCACCCCATTTCTGCTTCTATCCCTCCTCTTTCCAAG TTGGGCTTGGAGGATGCAGAGACCAAAACCCAAGAAACAT ACCAATCAAAGACCGTTCATGTTAAATTCCACCTAAAGAAAAAGTGTTCCTTTGGTGAGCAATTTGCTCTAGTAGGGGACGATCCCTTGTTTGGCGTGTGGGACCCTGCAAGTGCAATACCATTGAACTGGTCAGACGGTCATGTTTGGACTCTTGAGCTG GATATGCCCATTGGAAAATCAATCCAGTTCAAGTTCATACTAAAAAAAATTACTGGGAAGATTTTGTGGCAACCAGGACCCGATCGAGTTCTCAAAACCTGGGAAACTGAGAATACAATTGTTGTTTCAGAAGATTGGGAAGATGCTACCTTTCAGAAATTAATAGAGGAAGAAACGATTTATGATAAAAAAGGGGAGCCTACTGTTGATTCAGAAATGCTGATCGTTGCTGACAACTTGACTGCTAACTCAGAAATGCTAGTTTTTGCTGAAGCCTTGACCCACCAAAATGAGGAATTAGCCTCTGATGTCAATTCTTACCCACCAAAGGAACCATTACCACCGACTCCTGAGAAACCAATCATTGTTAATAGCATTCCTCCTCCAGAAGAGGAGCCCATGTTTATTGTTGCAGATAATATCAGCTACACAAAGGAGGATCCTGTTGTGCGAGCAAGTCACCAAGTGCTAGGTGTCCTTGGACGCAATGATGAGAAGGATGAGAATGAGGCTATTTCAAACGAGAAAGCAATGATAGCAGAGGAGATTGTCGGAAATAATGGAAGAGCTTCAACGGAAATTAATTCAGCAAGTATGACTGTGGAAGGAAATCTGGTTACTCATGAAGGAGATCCTGTTCTGGTACCTGGAATACCTCCATTATCAGTGTTTTCAAGCGAACCAGTAATTCGTGATGAAGGTGAGACAAACAGTGCCTTTGATGCCTCAGTTGGAGTTAATGAAGGTGAAACAAACAGTGCCTTTGATGCCTCGGTTGGAGTTAACGATGAAGTTAAGAATCACAATTTGCCAGAG AAAAAGTAG
- the LOC110634817 gene encoding uncharacterized protein LOC110634817 isoform X1: protein MKALANSSSLSKIASERFGDCRDFCLTRHQIGFFSSKKLLNLGAFICIKHKALHPISASIPPLSKLGLEDAETKTQETYQSKTVHVKFHLKKKCSFGEQFALVGDDPLFGVWDPASAIPLNWSDGHVWTLELDMPIGKSIQFKFILKKITGKILWQPGPDRVLKTWETENTIVVSEDWEDATFQKLIEEETIYDKKGEPTVDSEMLIVADNLTANSEMLVFAEALTHQNEELASDVNSYPPKEPLPPTPEKPIIVNSIPPPEEEPMFIVADNISYTKEDPVVRASHQVLGVLGRNDEKDENEAISNEKAMIAEEIVGNNGRASTEINSASMTVEGNLVTHEGDPVLVPGIPPLSVFSSEPVIRDEGETNSAFDASVGVNEGETNSAFDASVGVNDEVKNHNLPEKHEIDDDLHQTEKVEVFSDQGQLHNELEQNPLADDGKQQESEPTENGVLQSDILWGRKTIQKLLINLGFL from the exons ATGAAAGCTCTGGCCAACTCCTCTTCTTTGTCAAAGATCGCATCCGAAAGATTTGGAGATTGCCGAGATTTTTGTCTCACTAGACATCAAATTGGTTTTTTCTCTTCCAAAAAACTTCTTAATCTCGGGGCTTTTATATGCATTAAACACAAGGCTCTTCACCCCATTTCTGCTTCTATCCCTCCTCTTTCCAAG TTGGGCTTGGAGGATGCAGAGACCAAAACCCAAGAAACAT ACCAATCAAAGACCGTTCATGTTAAATTCCACCTAAAGAAAAAGTGTTCCTTTGGTGAGCAATTTGCTCTAGTAGGGGACGATCCCTTGTTTGGCGTGTGGGACCCTGCAAGTGCAATACCATTGAACTGGTCAGACGGTCATGTTTGGACTCTTGAGCTG GATATGCCCATTGGAAAATCAATCCAGTTCAAGTTCATACTAAAAAAAATTACTGGGAAGATTTTGTGGCAACCAGGACCCGATCGAGTTCTCAAAACCTGGGAAACTGAGAATACAATTGTTGTTTCAGAAGATTGGGAAGATGCTACCTTTCAGAAATTAATAGAGGAAGAAACGATTTATGATAAAAAAGGGGAGCCTACTGTTGATTCAGAAATGCTGATCGTTGCTGACAACTTGACTGCTAACTCAGAAATGCTAGTTTTTGCTGAAGCCTTGACCCACCAAAATGAGGAATTAGCCTCTGATGTCAATTCTTACCCACCAAAGGAACCATTACCACCGACTCCTGAGAAACCAATCATTGTTAATAGCATTCCTCCTCCAGAAGAGGAGCCCATGTTTATTGTTGCAGATAATATCAGCTACACAAAGGAGGATCCTGTTGTGCGAGCAAGTCACCAAGTGCTAGGTGTCCTTGGACGCAATGATGAGAAGGATGAGAATGAGGCTATTTCAAACGAGAAAGCAATGATAGCAGAGGAGATTGTCGGAAATAATGGAAGAGCTTCAACGGAAATTAATTCAGCAAGTATGACTGTGGAAGGAAATCTGGTTACTCATGAAGGAGATCCTGTTCTGGTACCTGGAATACCTCCATTATCAGTGTTTTCAAGCGAACCAGTAATTCGTGATGAAGGTGAGACAAACAGTGCCTTTGATGCCTCAGTTGGAGTTAATGAAGGTGAAACAAACAGTGCCTTTGATGCCTCGGTTGGAGTTAACGATGAAGTTAAGAATCACAATTTGCCAGAG AagcatgaaattgatgatgatcTTCATCAAACAGAAAAAGTAGAGGTGTTCAGTGATCAGGGGCAGCTTCACAATGAACTTGAGCAAAATCCACTAGCTGATGATGGAAAACAGCAAGAATCAGAACCAACCGAAAATGGTGTTTTGCAAAGTGACATTCTATGGGGTCGAAAAACAATACAGAAGCTGCTAATTAATTTAGGATTTCTGTAG